From Arcticibacter tournemirensis, one genomic window encodes:
- a CDS encoding threonine/serine ThrE exporter family protein, with amino-acid sequence MTPESIKNTEIKELGATLLHIGALLLSAGASTGRTRNTITRISDSFGYNTEFVINNRTLLLTLSDENNEYFFNSLKRSSPHGVNFTLLSGISHLSWEIVEDKLTINQINEQLAKLTALPHYERWIVLILVGLAGSSFCRVNGGEALDMLAVFIATFAGLFVRQEATRLRFNLYMCIYFGAFTASLIAGGAVKFGMGYTHEQAFATSVLFLIPGVPLINTFSDMIEGNLQNAIVRGMNGLIISFAIGLGLLTSMFIYQF; translated from the coding sequence ATGACACCAGAAAGTATCAAAAACACGGAGATTAAAGAGCTTGGAGCAACCTTGTTACACATTGGGGCTCTTCTATTGAGTGCTGGAGCTAGTACAGGGAGAACAAGAAATACGATAACCAGAATTTCTGACTCTTTTGGCTATAATACAGAGTTTGTTATCAATAACCGGACACTTTTATTAACGCTTAGTGACGAAAACAATGAATATTTCTTTAATAGCTTAAAACGTTCCTCTCCTCACGGGGTAAACTTTACGCTATTATCGGGCATAAGTCACTTAAGCTGGGAGATTGTAGAGGATAAACTAACTATAAACCAAATCAATGAACAACTTGCAAAGTTAACAGCATTACCTCATTATGAAAGGTGGATAGTGCTCATTTTAGTTGGGCTGGCTGGTTCGTCATTCTGCAGAGTAAATGGAGGTGAAGCGCTTGATATGCTCGCTGTCTTTATCGCAACTTTTGCCGGGCTCTTCGTGCGCCAGGAAGCCACCCGTTTACGCTTCAATTTGTATATGTGTATTTATTTCGGAGCATTTACTGCTTCATTGATTGCAGGCGGTGCCGTTAAATTTGGAATGGGTTACACCCATGAACAAGCCTTTGCTACATCTGTATTGTTCCTGATCCCGGGGGTGCCTCTGATCAACACCTTCTCGGATATGATAGAAGGGAACCTTCAGAACGCAATTGTGCGGGGAATGAATGGCCTTATTATCTCTTTTGCGATAGGGTTAGGTTTATTGACATCTATGTTTATTTATCAGTTTTAG
- a CDS encoding threonine/serine exporter family protein produces MEWLLLLEKCIWFGLAATGFAVLFNVPVKNLPTIYLMGAAGGFTKVLTMHFGTNIVFGSLYGATVVGFLSIYFAHKRHSPPPVLAIPSVIPMIPGILAYRMIIGLTKLAGEIQPETYNQVLAETVNYGLKVMFILMCLAGGVAIPMLITRKESAKDLKFRRRN; encoded by the coding sequence ATGGAGTGGCTACTTTTATTAGAGAAATGTATTTGGTTTGGCCTGGCAGCGACAGGTTTTGCCGTTTTGTTTAATGTACCGGTAAAGAACCTGCCTACCATCTATCTTATGGGGGCTGCCGGCGGTTTTACCAAAGTATTAACTATGCATTTTGGGACGAATATTGTTTTCGGATCATTATACGGAGCTACAGTTGTTGGGTTCCTAAGCATCTATTTTGCTCACAAAAGACATTCACCTCCGCCTGTCTTAGCAATTCCTTCTGTTATTCCAATGATTCCAGGCATACTTGCGTACCGTATGATCATTGGCTTGACTAAACTAGCGGGAGAAATACAGCCCGAAACTTATAATCAGGTCCTTGCCGAAACAGTTAATTATGGACTAAAAGTGATGTTTATCCTGATGTGTCTTGCTGGGGGCGTTGCGATACCAATGCTTATTACCCGTAAAGAATCTGCAAAAGACCTGAAATTCAGAAGGAGAAATTGA